In Malus sylvestris chromosome 15, drMalSylv7.2, whole genome shotgun sequence, a single genomic region encodes these proteins:
- the LOC126601722 gene encoding transcription factor RAX3-like, translating into MGRAPCCDKANVKRGPWSPEEDAKLKSYIEQHGTGGNWIALPQKIGLKRCGKSCRLRWLNYLRPNIKHGGFSEEEDNIICSLYISIGSRWSIIAAQLPGRTDNDIKNYWNTRLKKKLLGRQRKEHQLARKSGLVKQDIIKRSGGVGGNSNSHSGILAADGQNSYWPELPVLAVPTVLPQQQQQPCFNDHASIRKLLIKLGGRFSSNHDTNQATQDSSTDIQPTFQVLDDNNNIPYAATAVTPTHQMDEHYSGKNMQSLLVPRHGIHALNSSSAPVALSNIDVISPHQFAQTHYMVNTDNIDGAGNGIMHNMFQGQGGNYVTDQLKEMAVYNNNNTDNQQRFDGMEYLYGDEMMIMNNRIVSSYGESIGWGEMLGCPPVASSSDDYNAGMDRLMPAAPVQECGFANDQLMSSYPGVPL; encoded by the exons atgGGGAGAGCTCCTTGCTGTGATAAAGCCAACGTGAAGAGAGGTCCATGGTCACCTGAAGAAGATGCCAAGCTCAAGTCTTACATCGAGCAACATGGCACCGGCGGTAACTGGATCGCTTTGCCACAAAAGATCG GGCTTAAGAGGTGTGGGAAGAGCTGCCGGCTTAGATGGTTAAATTATCTCCGCCCAAATATCAAGCATGGAGGGTTTTCTGAAGAAGAAGACAACATAATTTGCAGCCTCTACATAAGTATTGGGAGCAG GTGGTCTATAATTGCAGCACAACTGCCAGGAAGAACTGACAATGATATAAAGAACTACTGGAACACAAGGCTGAAGAAAAAGCTTCTTGGTAGGCAGCGGAAAGAACATCAGCTGGCTCGTAAATCGGGCCTAGTTAAACAAGACATCATCAAAAGGTCAGGCGGTGTTGGGGGAAACAGTAACTCCCATTCTGGCATTCTGGCCGCAGACGGTCAAAACTCTTACTGGCCGGAGCTTCCAGTGCTTGCAGTACCCACAGTActaccacaacaacaacaacagccTTGCTTTAATGACCATGCTTCTATCAGAAAGTTGCTCATCAAGCTTGGAGGGAGGTTTAGTTCTAATCATGATACTAATCAAGCTACCCAAGATAGCTCCACCGATATTCAACCAACCTTTCAAGTTCTTGATGATAATAATAACATTCCCTATGCCGCTACTGCTGTTACTCCTACTCATCAAATGGATGAGCACTATTCTGGAAAGAACATGCAAAGTCTATTAGTTCCTCGACATGGGATTCATGCTCTCAACAGTTCTTCTGCTCCTGTGGCCTTAAGCAACATTGATGTCATTAGCCCTCATCAATTTGCACAAACACATTACATGGTCAACACGGATAATATTGATGGAGCTGGTAATGGTATAATGCATAATATGTTTCAAGGGCAAGGCGGTAATTATGTGACTGATCAGCTAAAGGAGATGGCggtgtacaacaacaacaacactgACAACCAACAGAGATTTGATGGGATGGAGTACTTGTATGGGGATGAGATGATGATTATGAATAATAGAATTGTTAGTAGCTATGGAGAAAGTATTGGGTGGGGTGAGATGCTGGGATGTCCTCCTGTGGCCTCCTCCTCAGACGACTATAATGCCGGCATGGACCGACTGATGCCGGCCGCACCCGTCCAAGAATGTGGTTTCGCCAACGACCAGTTGATGAGTAGTTACCCTGGGGTGCCATTATAA
- the LOC126603681 gene encoding CSC1-like protein RXW8 isoform X1 → MNLAALLTSAGINIAVCVILFSLYSVLRKQPCNVNVYFGRTVSITKRRSDPFCLERFVPSASWLVKAWRTREDDLLDVGGLDSVVFIRMVIFSLRIFSIAAVICVFIVLPVNYHGQTTNHPGIPEESLEVFTILNVQEGSKWLWTHCLALYIITASACILLYFEYKHITRLRLAYITGSSLSPSHFTLVVRAIPWSPEESYSDSVRKFFTKYHTSSYLSHQMVYRVGKVQKLMSNAGRMCKILRDVSVEQTHTPDLFHCGMCGGATDSLKILATDSESVKGKSSLIDNSLGGRKKVCAAAFVFFKTRYAAVVTSKVLQSSNPMHWVTDMAPEPKDVYWSNLWIPYGQLWIRKIATLLATIAFMLVFLIPVTFVQGMTALKSLEKKFPALKGLLKKKFMSQVITGYLPSVVLILAFYVVPPVMMLFSTVEGWISRSQRKKSACFKVLYFTIWNVFFVNVFTGSVISQLSVFSSVKDIPGQLANAVPAQAKFFMTYVLSSGWASLACELMQIYPLLCNYIRRFILLKEGYNDTLSFPYHTEIPRVLLFGFIGFTCSILVPLILPFLLVYFVLAYFIYRNQILNVYIAEYESGGQFWPMIHNTVIISLLMMQIIALGVFGLRRTPIASGFTIPLLIFTLLFNEYCRQQFKPVFKNHVAEVLIDMDQKDEQSGRMEEAYQQLHSAYCQAPITPDDSCSSGGSTRHEGDIVPDPENAKPPGLIHPVLARVPVPVPLCGINDVIAWFFVLFTFQGRNPVKLIRHGMSPSTVQNLGRSKVSFLLGRN, encoded by the exons atgaatcttgcagctctTTTGACTTCTGCGGGGATTAATATAGCTGTGTGCGTGATACTCTTTTCGCTATATTCTGTATTGAGGAAACAACCGTGCAATGTGAATGTCTACTTTGGCCGAACGGTTTCGATAACCAAAAGAAGAAGTGATCCTTTCTGCTTGGAAAGGTTTGTACCTTCTGCTAGTTGGCTAGTGAAAGCATGGAGAACAAGAGAAGATGATTTATTGGATGTTGGTGGCTTGGATTCAGTAGTTTTTATCAGGATGGTTATTTTTAG TCTTCGAATCTTTTCCATTGCTGCTGTCATATGCGTCTTTATAGTACTTCCGGTGAATTATCATGGGCAAACCACGAATCACCCGGGAATCCCTGAAGAATCCTTGGAAGTCTTTACCATCTTGAATGTTCAAGAAGGTTCAAAGTG GCTCTGGACCCATTGTCTCGCATTGTACATTATCACTGCTTCAGCTTGTATTCTCCTATACTTT GAATATAAGCACATCACTAGACTGAGGCTGGCATATATTACTGGATCTTCTTTAAGTCCAAGTCATTTTACACTTGTTGTTCGTGCTATCCCATGGTCACCGGAAGAATCATATAGTGATTCAGTAAGAAAATTCTTCACAAAATATCACACATCAAGCTACTTGTCACACCAAATGGTGTATCGAGTTGGTAAAGTTCAGAAACTGATG AGCAATGCAGGGAGGATGTGCAAAATTCTTAGGGATGTTTCTGTGGAACAGACTCATACACCAGATTTATTTCATTGTGGTATGTGTGGAGGAGCTACTGATTCTTTAAAGATACTTGCGACCGATTCAGAGAGTGTTAAAGGGAAGTCATCCCTCATCGACAATAGTTTGGGTGGTAGAAAAAAG GTGTGTGCTGCTGCTTTTGTCTTTTTCAAAACTCGCTATGCTGCTGTTGTTACTTCAAAGGTTCTTCAGTCTTCAAATCCCATGCATTGGGTGACAGATATGGCTCCGGAACCAAAGGATGTTTATTGGTCAAACCTTTGGATACCGTACGGACAACTGTGGATCCGGAAGATAGCTACACTTCTGGCTACTATTGCTTTTATGCTTGTGTTTCTTATTCCTGTCACATTTGTTCAGGGCATGACTGCACTAAAAAGTCTAGAAAAGAAATTTCCAGCTTTGAAAGGATTACTCAAAAA GAAATTTATGAGCCAGGTGATAACGGGGTACCTACCAAGTGTGGTTTTAATTCTGGCTTTTTACGTAGTTCCACCAGTCATGATGCTGTTTTCAACAGTGGAGGGGTGGATCTCCCGCAGTCAGAGGAAAAAGAGTGCATGCTTCAAAGTCTTGTACTTCACAATCTGGAATGTCTTTTTTGTTAATGTTTTTACCGGTTCTGTTATCAGCCAGTTGAGTGTATTTTCTAGTGTGAAAGACATACCTGGGCAACTTGCCAATGCAGTTCCAGCACAG GCTAAGTTCTTCATGACTTATGTTTTATCATCTGGTTGGGCAAGCTTGGCATGTGAACTCATGCAAATTTATCCTCTTCTTTGCAACTATATCCGACGGTTCATATTACTGAAAGAAGGGTATAATGACACACTGTCATTTCCATATCATACAGAAATTCCTAGAGTCCTGCTGTTTGGGTTCATCGGCTTCACCTGTTCTATCTTGGTTCCCCTAATATTGCCATTCTTGCTGGTTTACTTTGTACTTGCTTACTTTATATATCGAAACCAG ATTCTCAATGTGTATATAGCAGAATACGAAAGTGGGGGACAGTTCTGGCCTATGATTCACAATACGGTCATAATTTCATTGCTTATGATGCAAATAATTGCTCTCGGTGTCTTTGGATTAAGAAGAACACCAATTGCGTCAGGTTTCACTATTCCACTGCTTATCTTCACTCTTTTGTTTAACGAGTACTGTCGACAGCAGTTTAAGCCAGTGTTCAAGAACCACGTTGCAGAG GTTCTTATTGATATGGACCAAAAGGATGAGCAATCAGGGAGGATGGAAGAGGCTTATCAACAGCTGCATTCAGCTTATTGCCAGGCCCCAATAACTCCTGATGACTCGTGCAGTTCCGGAGGCTCAACTCGCCATGAGGGGGACATCGTTCCAGATCCAGAGAATGCGAAGCCACCAGGTTTGATTCATCCAGTACTTGCGAGGGTTCCTGTTCCTGTTCCTCTATGCGGCATCAATGATGTAATCGCTTGGTTCTTTGTGCTTTTCACATTTCAGGGGAGGAACCCAGTCAAATTAATCCGTCATGGAATGTCACCTTCGACGGTGCAGAATCTAGGAAGATCTAAAGTGAGTTTTCTTCTGGGACGTAATTGA
- the LOC126603681 gene encoding CSC1-like protein RXW8 isoform X2, which yields MNLAALLTSAGINIAVCVILFSLYSVLRKQPCNVNVYFGRTVSITKRRSDPFCLERFVPSASWLVKAWRTREDDLLDVGGLDSVVFIRMVIFSLRIFSIAAVICVFIVLPVNYHGQTTNHPGIPEESLEVFTILNVQEGSKWLWTHCLALYIITASACILLYFEYKHITRLRLAYITGSSLSPSHFTLVVRAIPWSPEESYSDSVRKFFTKYHTSSYLSHQMVYRVGKVQKLMSNAGRMCKILRDVSVEQTHTPDLFHCGMCGGATDSLKILATDSESVKGKSSLIDNSLGGRKKVCAAAFVFFKTRYAAVVTSKVLQSSNPMHWVTDMAPEPKDVYWSNLWIPYGQLWIRKIATLLATIAFMLVFLIPVTFVQGMTALKSLEKKFPALKGLLKKKFMSQVITGYLPSVVLILAFYVVPPVMMLFSTVEGWISRSQRKKSACFKVLYFTIWNVFFVNVFTGSVISQLSVFSSVKDIPGQLANAVPAQAKFFMTYVLSSGWASLACELMQIYPLLCNYIRRFILLKEGYNDTLSFPYHTEIPRVLLFGFIGFTCSILVPLILPFLLVYFVLAYFIYRNQILNVYIAEYESGGQFWPMIHNTVIISLLMMQIIALGVFGLRRTPIASGFTIPLLIFTLLFNEYCRQQFKPVFKNHVAEVLIDMDQKDEQSGRMEEAYQQLHSAYCQAPITPDDSCSSGGSTRHEGDIVPDPENAKPPGEEPSQINPSWNVTFDGAESRKI from the exons atgaatcttgcagctctTTTGACTTCTGCGGGGATTAATATAGCTGTGTGCGTGATACTCTTTTCGCTATATTCTGTATTGAGGAAACAACCGTGCAATGTGAATGTCTACTTTGGCCGAACGGTTTCGATAACCAAAAGAAGAAGTGATCCTTTCTGCTTGGAAAGGTTTGTACCTTCTGCTAGTTGGCTAGTGAAAGCATGGAGAACAAGAGAAGATGATTTATTGGATGTTGGTGGCTTGGATTCAGTAGTTTTTATCAGGATGGTTATTTTTAG TCTTCGAATCTTTTCCATTGCTGCTGTCATATGCGTCTTTATAGTACTTCCGGTGAATTATCATGGGCAAACCACGAATCACCCGGGAATCCCTGAAGAATCCTTGGAAGTCTTTACCATCTTGAATGTTCAAGAAGGTTCAAAGTG GCTCTGGACCCATTGTCTCGCATTGTACATTATCACTGCTTCAGCTTGTATTCTCCTATACTTT GAATATAAGCACATCACTAGACTGAGGCTGGCATATATTACTGGATCTTCTTTAAGTCCAAGTCATTTTACACTTGTTGTTCGTGCTATCCCATGGTCACCGGAAGAATCATATAGTGATTCAGTAAGAAAATTCTTCACAAAATATCACACATCAAGCTACTTGTCACACCAAATGGTGTATCGAGTTGGTAAAGTTCAGAAACTGATG AGCAATGCAGGGAGGATGTGCAAAATTCTTAGGGATGTTTCTGTGGAACAGACTCATACACCAGATTTATTTCATTGTGGTATGTGTGGAGGAGCTACTGATTCTTTAAAGATACTTGCGACCGATTCAGAGAGTGTTAAAGGGAAGTCATCCCTCATCGACAATAGTTTGGGTGGTAGAAAAAAG GTGTGTGCTGCTGCTTTTGTCTTTTTCAAAACTCGCTATGCTGCTGTTGTTACTTCAAAGGTTCTTCAGTCTTCAAATCCCATGCATTGGGTGACAGATATGGCTCCGGAACCAAAGGATGTTTATTGGTCAAACCTTTGGATACCGTACGGACAACTGTGGATCCGGAAGATAGCTACACTTCTGGCTACTATTGCTTTTATGCTTGTGTTTCTTATTCCTGTCACATTTGTTCAGGGCATGACTGCACTAAAAAGTCTAGAAAAGAAATTTCCAGCTTTGAAAGGATTACTCAAAAA GAAATTTATGAGCCAGGTGATAACGGGGTACCTACCAAGTGTGGTTTTAATTCTGGCTTTTTACGTAGTTCCACCAGTCATGATGCTGTTTTCAACAGTGGAGGGGTGGATCTCCCGCAGTCAGAGGAAAAAGAGTGCATGCTTCAAAGTCTTGTACTTCACAATCTGGAATGTCTTTTTTGTTAATGTTTTTACCGGTTCTGTTATCAGCCAGTTGAGTGTATTTTCTAGTGTGAAAGACATACCTGGGCAACTTGCCAATGCAGTTCCAGCACAG GCTAAGTTCTTCATGACTTATGTTTTATCATCTGGTTGGGCAAGCTTGGCATGTGAACTCATGCAAATTTATCCTCTTCTTTGCAACTATATCCGACGGTTCATATTACTGAAAGAAGGGTATAATGACACACTGTCATTTCCATATCATACAGAAATTCCTAGAGTCCTGCTGTTTGGGTTCATCGGCTTCACCTGTTCTATCTTGGTTCCCCTAATATTGCCATTCTTGCTGGTTTACTTTGTACTTGCTTACTTTATATATCGAAACCAG ATTCTCAATGTGTATATAGCAGAATACGAAAGTGGGGGACAGTTCTGGCCTATGATTCACAATACGGTCATAATTTCATTGCTTATGATGCAAATAATTGCTCTCGGTGTCTTTGGATTAAGAAGAACACCAATTGCGTCAGGTTTCACTATTCCACTGCTTATCTTCACTCTTTTGTTTAACGAGTACTGTCGACAGCAGTTTAAGCCAGTGTTCAAGAACCACGTTGCAGAG GTTCTTATTGATATGGACCAAAAGGATGAGCAATCAGGGAGGATGGAAGAGGCTTATCAACAGCTGCATTCAGCTTATTGCCAGGCCCCAATAACTCCTGATGACTCGTGCAGTTCCGGAGGCTCAACTCGCCATGAGGGGGACATCGTTCCAGATCCAGAGAATGCGAAGCCACCAG GGGAGGAACCCAGTCAAATTAATCCGTCATGGAATGTCACCTTCGACGGTGCAGAATCTAGGAAGATCTAA
- the LOC126601729 gene encoding 1-aminocyclopropane-1-carboxylate synthase 8-like isoform X1 codes for MLSRKASCDSHGQDSSYFLGWQEYERNPYDQVQNPNGIIQMGLAENQLSFDLIESCLASNPDALELKRNRESVFRELALFQDYNGFPAFKNEMVEFMANMRGNKVKFDPSKLVLTAGSTSANETLMFCLADPGEAFLLPIPYYPGFDRDLKWRTGVEIVPIKCTSENGYKITESALQEAYQQAQKFNLKVKGVLVTNPSNPLGTTMTRLELNHLIDFAMEKEIHIISDEIYSGTVFNSPSFISIAEALTERNLEDDEIRNRCHIVYSLSKDLGLPGFRVGMIYSNNQTVVSAATKMSSFGLVSSQTQYTLSQMLKDKKFTANYMKENQRRLKRRKEMLVYGLKGAGIRCLESNAGLFCWVDMRHLLRSNTFEAEKELWKKVVCEFGLNISPGSSCHCSEPGWFRMCFANMSEETLMVAMQRVKALVDSTIVHQQTGLSKSRGLKSKWVFQLASYEHEPER; via the exons ATGTTGTCAAGGAAAGCAAGTTGTGACTCTCATGGCCAGGACTCATCCTACTTCCTGGGATGGCAGGAATACGAGAGGAACCCATATGATCAAGTTCAAAATCCAAATGGTATCATTCAGATGGGACTTGCTGAGAATCAG CTCTCGTTTGATCTTATTGAGTCATGCCTCGCAAGCAATCCCGATGCACTGGAGTTGAAAAGAAATAGAGAATCTGTTTTCAGAGAGTTGGCTCTCTTTCAAGACTACAACGGGTTCCCTGCTTTCAAGAAT GAGATGGTAGAGTTCATGGCAAACATGAGAGGAAACAAAGTAAAATTTGATCCAAGCAAGCTTGTGCTCACAGCTGGTTCAACTTCTGCCAACGAAACTCTTATGTTTTGCCTTGCTGATCCCGGTGAAGCCTTCCTCCTCCCCATTCCATACTATCCAGG GTTTGATAGAGATCTGAAGTGGCGTACCGGAGTTGAAATTGTTCCAATAAAATGCACAAGTGAAAATGGATACAAAATCACTGAGTCTGCATTGCAAGAAGCCTACCAACAAGCCCAAAAATTCAACCTAAAAGTTAAAGGAGTATTGGTCACAAATCCTTCAAACCCTTTAGGCACAACAATGACTCGACTTGAACTCAACCACCTCATAGACTTCGCCATGGAAAAAGAAATACACATAATAAGCGACGAAATATACTCAGGAACCGTCTTCAACTCCCCTAGTTTCATAAGCATCGCAGAAGCTCTAACTGAAAGAAACCTAGAAGACGACGAAATACGGAATCGTTGTCACATTGTGTACAGCCTCTCTAAGGATCTCGGGCTGCCGGGTTTTCGGGTAGGCATGATTTACTCCAACAATCAAACTGTTGTGTCAGCAGCTACAAAGATGTCAAGCTTCGGACTTGTCTCTTCACAAACTCAGTACACTCTTTCCCAAATGCTGAAAGACAAGAAATTCACCGCCAACTACATGAAGGAGAATCAAAGGAGGCTTAAAAGGAGAAAGGAGATGCTTGTTTATGGGCTCAAGGGGGCAGGGATTAGGTGTTTGGAAAGCAATGCTGGGTTGTTTTGCTGGGTGGACATGAGGCACCTTTTGAGGTCCAACACTTTTGAAGCTGAAAAGGAGCTTTGGAAGAAAGTGGTATGTGAATTCGGGTTGAATATCTCTCCCGGTTCTTCTTGCCATTGCTCTGAACCGGGTTGGTTTAGAATGTGCTTTGCAAATATGTCTGAAGAAACCCTAATGGTTGCAATGCAACGTGTCAAGGCCCTCGTTGACTCCACAATTGTTCACCAGCAAACAGGACTGTCCAAATCTAGGGGGTTAAAGAGCAAGTGGGTTTTCCAATTGgcttcatatgagcatgaaccAGAACGTtag
- the LOC126601729 gene encoding 1-aminocyclopropane-1-carboxylate synthase 8-like isoform X2 — protein sequence MGLAENQLSFDLIESCLASNPDALELKRNRESVFRELALFQDYNGFPAFKNEMVEFMANMRGNKVKFDPSKLVLTAGSTSANETLMFCLADPGEAFLLPIPYYPGFDRDLKWRTGVEIVPIKCTSENGYKITESALQEAYQQAQKFNLKVKGVLVTNPSNPLGTTMTRLELNHLIDFAMEKEIHIISDEIYSGTVFNSPSFISIAEALTERNLEDDEIRNRCHIVYSLSKDLGLPGFRVGMIYSNNQTVVSAATKMSSFGLVSSQTQYTLSQMLKDKKFTANYMKENQRRLKRRKEMLVYGLKGAGIRCLESNAGLFCWVDMRHLLRSNTFEAEKELWKKVVCEFGLNISPGSSCHCSEPGWFRMCFANMSEETLMVAMQRVKALVDSTIVHQQTGLSKSRGLKSKWVFQLASYEHEPER from the exons ATGGGACTTGCTGAGAATCAG CTCTCGTTTGATCTTATTGAGTCATGCCTCGCAAGCAATCCCGATGCACTGGAGTTGAAAAGAAATAGAGAATCTGTTTTCAGAGAGTTGGCTCTCTTTCAAGACTACAACGGGTTCCCTGCTTTCAAGAAT GAGATGGTAGAGTTCATGGCAAACATGAGAGGAAACAAAGTAAAATTTGATCCAAGCAAGCTTGTGCTCACAGCTGGTTCAACTTCTGCCAACGAAACTCTTATGTTTTGCCTTGCTGATCCCGGTGAAGCCTTCCTCCTCCCCATTCCATACTATCCAGG GTTTGATAGAGATCTGAAGTGGCGTACCGGAGTTGAAATTGTTCCAATAAAATGCACAAGTGAAAATGGATACAAAATCACTGAGTCTGCATTGCAAGAAGCCTACCAACAAGCCCAAAAATTCAACCTAAAAGTTAAAGGAGTATTGGTCACAAATCCTTCAAACCCTTTAGGCACAACAATGACTCGACTTGAACTCAACCACCTCATAGACTTCGCCATGGAAAAAGAAATACACATAATAAGCGACGAAATATACTCAGGAACCGTCTTCAACTCCCCTAGTTTCATAAGCATCGCAGAAGCTCTAACTGAAAGAAACCTAGAAGACGACGAAATACGGAATCGTTGTCACATTGTGTACAGCCTCTCTAAGGATCTCGGGCTGCCGGGTTTTCGGGTAGGCATGATTTACTCCAACAATCAAACTGTTGTGTCAGCAGCTACAAAGATGTCAAGCTTCGGACTTGTCTCTTCACAAACTCAGTACACTCTTTCCCAAATGCTGAAAGACAAGAAATTCACCGCCAACTACATGAAGGAGAATCAAAGGAGGCTTAAAAGGAGAAAGGAGATGCTTGTTTATGGGCTCAAGGGGGCAGGGATTAGGTGTTTGGAAAGCAATGCTGGGTTGTTTTGCTGGGTGGACATGAGGCACCTTTTGAGGTCCAACACTTTTGAAGCTGAAAAGGAGCTTTGGAAGAAAGTGGTATGTGAATTCGGGTTGAATATCTCTCCCGGTTCTTCTTGCCATTGCTCTGAACCGGGTTGGTTTAGAATGTGCTTTGCAAATATGTCTGAAGAAACCCTAATGGTTGCAATGCAACGTGTCAAGGCCCTCGTTGACTCCACAATTGTTCACCAGCAAACAGGACTGTCCAAATCTAGGGGGTTAAAGAGCAAGTGGGTTTTCCAATTGgcttcatatgagcatgaaccAGAACGTtag